In one window of Micromonospora cathayae DNA:
- a CDS encoding transporter substrate-binding domain-containing protein, with product MNLPARHQLRSLVTAVAVTLTLALAGIAGCEGQQDPGPPSVREKLRESHIDGQPVLRIGVSAEDPENGAFVDFEREIAKYIAKNLGYEGADIEYHPLNTEERITALQSGQVDLVISSFSMTEEREKDVLFAGPYFVTTQEVLVPRKLKDRVRTIEDLRDPQLKVCSSGGSTTEDELKERGIQPRLVMNVSDCVRGMRAGKYDVVSSDKAILAGFLSLYPEEFEIVDMPFGTTEKLGVGVPIGDPALRDLVAYFLGKSHEQGRKTGNSPWLTAYQTTLGRWLEADLPQPPPHDVPDLVDFDDKAPTR from the coding sequence ATGAACCTGCCCGCCCGGCATCAGCTCCGATCACTGGTCACCGCGGTCGCGGTCACCCTGACCCTCGCCCTCGCCGGCATCGCCGGCTGCGAGGGCCAGCAGGACCCCGGACCCCCCTCGGTCCGGGAGAAGCTGCGCGAGTCCCACATCGACGGTCAGCCCGTCCTCCGGATCGGCGTGTCCGCCGAGGACCCGGAGAACGGCGCGTTCGTCGACTTCGAACGCGAGATCGCCAAGTACATCGCCAAGAACCTCGGGTACGAGGGGGCGGACATCGAGTACCACCCGCTCAACACCGAGGAGCGGATCACGGCCCTCCAGAGCGGCCAGGTCGACCTGGTGATCAGCAGTTTCTCGATGACCGAGGAGCGGGAGAAGGACGTCCTGTTCGCCGGCCCGTACTTCGTCACCACCCAGGAGGTGCTGGTCCCCCGGAAGCTCAAGGACCGGGTCCGCACCATCGAGGACCTGCGTGACCCGCAGCTGAAGGTCTGCTCCAGCGGCGGCTCGACCACCGAGGACGAACTGAAGGAGCGCGGCATCCAGCCGCGCCTGGTCATGAACGTGTCCGACTGTGTCCGGGGCATGCGCGCGGGCAAGTACGACGTGGTCAGCTCCGACAAGGCGATCCTGGCCGGGTTCCTCTCCCTGTACCCGGAGGAGTTCGAGATCGTCGACATGCCGTTCGGCACCACCGAGAAGCTCGGCGTCGGGGTGCCGATCGGTGACCCCGCCCTGCGTGACCTGGTCGCCTACTTCCTCGGCAAGAGCCACGAGCAGGGCCGTAAGACCGGCAACAGCCCCTGGCTGACCGCGTACCAGACGACCCTCGGCCGCTGGCTGGAGGCGGACCTGCCGCAGCCACCGCCGCACGACGTACCGGACCTGGTGGACTTCGACGACAAGGCACCGACGCGATGA
- a CDS encoding alpha/beta hydrolase: MTAAGIAGLVLAGLAVSPVNAVPVKPDAPAPPGPAERTSPLEARRVDRVPTPRIAWTPCYDYAECATVRVPLDYDQPHGPTTALAVLRVKARDQQRRIGSLFVNPGGPGGAGTSLALAAPYFLGDDVLDRFDVVGVDPRGVGGSEQVRCFRSPEEQAEQLAGLNVAFPTTKAEEKAYVAASRAIGRACSTTGQPLSGAMSTAQVARDMDVLRRAVGDRKLSFLGFSYGSALGQQYANMFPDRFRALAIDGVLGPREWVGKPASGATTQEDRLRSAQGASKALREVLARCAKAGRDACALGSDPAASFDLVAQRLRAKPLVIEDPDLGPVTFGYADFVTNTLIMLYSPDGYASVVAMTAELLVLTDPDTATARRSSTSAALLNRVDQARSQVSRYDDGYDNSLETFLGVDCTDAYHPGDAILWPAFAARADRRDPYFGRLWTWGTSPCARNTWTVRDEDAYTGPFDRRTAAPVLVVGNYWDPSTNYQGAVSAARTLPNSRLLSSDSWGHTAYGTSACATGAVDRYLLTGVPPAEGTVCVGDVQPFGPAPTGATLRATGAKDDLAARGVPGRGEPKRLPPVVAPFPVLNLR, encoded by the coding sequence TTGACAGCAGCAGGAATCGCCGGCCTCGTCCTCGCCGGGCTCGCGGTCAGCCCGGTCAACGCCGTACCGGTCAAACCCGACGCCCCGGCCCCGCCCGGCCCGGCCGAACGGACCAGCCCGCTGGAGGCCCGTCGGGTCGACCGGGTGCCGACACCCCGCATCGCCTGGACGCCCTGCTACGACTACGCGGAGTGCGCCACCGTCCGGGTGCCGCTCGACTACGACCAGCCACACGGGCCGACCACCGCGCTCGCCGTCCTCCGGGTGAAGGCCCGCGACCAGCAACGCCGGATCGGCAGCCTCTTCGTCAACCCGGGCGGCCCGGGTGGCGCCGGCACCAGCCTGGCGCTCGCCGCGCCCTACTTCCTCGGCGACGACGTGCTCGACCGCTTCGACGTGGTCGGGGTCGACCCGCGCGGGGTGGGCGGCAGCGAGCAGGTCCGCTGCTTCCGGTCCCCGGAGGAGCAGGCCGAGCAGTTGGCCGGCCTGAACGTGGCCTTCCCGACGACGAAGGCCGAGGAGAAGGCGTACGTGGCCGCCTCCCGGGCGATCGGGCGGGCCTGCTCCACCACCGGCCAGCCGCTCAGCGGCGCGATGTCCACCGCGCAGGTGGCCCGGGACATGGACGTGCTGCGTCGGGCCGTCGGCGACCGCAAGCTCAGCTTCCTCGGCTTCAGCTACGGATCCGCGCTCGGCCAGCAGTACGCGAACATGTTCCCGGACCGGTTCCGGGCGCTGGCGATCGACGGGGTGCTCGGCCCCCGGGAATGGGTCGGCAAGCCCGCCTCCGGCGCCACCACCCAGGAGGACCGGCTGCGCAGTGCGCAGGGCGCCAGCAAGGCGCTGCGCGAGGTGCTGGCCCGGTGCGCGAAGGCCGGCCGGGACGCGTGCGCGCTCGGCAGCGACCCGGCCGCCAGCTTCGACCTGGTGGCCCAGCGGCTGCGGGCGAAGCCGCTGGTCATCGAGGACCCGGACCTCGGGCCGGTCACCTTCGGCTACGCCGACTTCGTCACCAACACGTTGATCATGCTCTACAGCCCGGACGGGTACGCCTCGGTGGTGGCGATGACCGCCGAACTGCTCGTGCTGACCGACCCGGACACCGCCACGGCCCGTCGGAGCAGCACGTCGGCCGCCCTGCTGAACCGGGTCGACCAGGCCCGGTCGCAGGTCAGCCGGTACGACGACGGGTACGACAACAGCCTGGAGACGTTCCTCGGGGTGGACTGCACCGACGCGTACCACCCCGGGGACGCGATCCTCTGGCCGGCGTTCGCCGCCCGCGCCGACCGGCGCGACCCGTACTTCGGCCGACTGTGGACCTGGGGCACCTCGCCGTGCGCCCGCAACACCTGGACGGTCCGGGACGAGGACGCCTACACCGGCCCGTTCGACCGGCGCACCGCCGCCCCGGTGCTGGTCGTCGGCAACTACTGGGACCCGTCGACCAACTACCAGGGCGCGGTGAGCGCCGCCCGTACCCTGCCGAACAGCCGGCTGCTCAGCAGCGACAGCTGGGGGCACACCGCGTACGGCACCTCGGCGTGCGCGACCGGTGCCGTCGACCGGTACCTGCTCACCGGCGTACCGCCGGCCGAGGGCACCGTCTGCGTCGGTGACGTCCAGCCGTTCGGCCCCGCCCCCACCGGGGCGACCCTGCGGGCCACCGGAGCCAAGGACGACCTGGCCGCGCGGGGCGTACCGGGCCGGGGTGAGCCGAAGCGGCTGCCGCCGGTGGTCGCGCCGTTCCCGGTGCTGAACCTGCGCTGA
- a CDS encoding serine/threonine-protein kinase, whose product MTATPPGALPKPIVPGLTDLQVFARGGYATVYRAVQISVGREVAVKVENRTLDNERDQARFLREARAAGRMSSHPHVVDLFDVGVTVDQHPYLIMELCDGSYAERMRTSPLGPVEARDLGVKIADALAHSHAAGVLHRDVKPANILYSHFNSAVLADFGLAVLGEMRDPTVTMEVLTPAYAPPEMFSHSPPSPAVDVYALCATLYAVMHGRPPRWQAERNPSLVTVLELFNHPIPGLPGVPDELIDVLRLGMSNDPQDRPSAIELRNMLARLPLGPAEQGPTTGHGSPFVSPWTDTGPRRTTGSTGDDPVSRRPEPRPPTEDGHPTVPAPVRRRRRWFLGGAGVLALVASAGLGAWIGSPSGEPDPGPSTTAVAGVLPGCADGTATLPPGGRCTDELYCFGPVRVRGSHAEAAEVRCDSRHTWESYAEGDLPDALVGADHATVKADPAVRRVCNETTFRLTSGLTYAAGWNLEVLPPAAATSDRTYRCLAGRGVDSLAVPTLTLR is encoded by the coding sequence GTGACCGCCACCCCGCCCGGCGCCCTGCCGAAGCCCATCGTGCCCGGTCTGACCGATTTGCAGGTCTTTGCCCGGGGTGGTTACGCCACCGTGTACCGGGCCGTCCAGATCTCCGTCGGGCGGGAGGTCGCGGTCAAGGTCGAGAACCGCACCCTGGACAACGAACGGGACCAGGCCCGCTTCCTGCGCGAGGCGCGGGCCGCCGGCCGGATGTCGTCCCACCCGCACGTGGTGGACCTCTTCGACGTCGGGGTCACCGTCGACCAGCACCCCTACCTGATCATGGAGTTGTGCGACGGTTCGTACGCCGAGCGGATGCGGACCTCCCCGCTCGGCCCGGTCGAGGCCCGGGACCTCGGCGTCAAGATCGCCGACGCGTTGGCGCACTCGCACGCGGCCGGGGTGCTGCACCGCGACGTGAAACCGGCGAACATCCTGTACTCGCACTTCAACTCGGCGGTCCTGGCCGACTTCGGGCTGGCCGTGCTGGGCGAGATGCGCGACCCCACGGTCACCATGGAGGTGCTCACCCCGGCGTACGCGCCGCCGGAGATGTTCAGCCACAGCCCGCCCTCACCCGCGGTCGACGTGTACGCCCTCTGCGCCACCCTCTACGCGGTGATGCACGGCCGGCCGCCCCGCTGGCAGGCCGAGCGCAACCCCAGCCTGGTCACCGTGCTGGAGCTGTTCAACCACCCGATCCCCGGGCTCCCCGGCGTGCCGGACGAGCTGATCGACGTGCTCCGGCTGGGCATGTCCAACGACCCGCAGGACCGCCCCTCCGCCATCGAACTGCGGAACATGCTGGCCCGGCTGCCGCTCGGCCCGGCCGAACAGGGCCCGACGACCGGGCACGGTTCGCCGTTCGTCTCACCCTGGACCGACACCGGCCCGCGCCGGACCACCGGGTCGACCGGTGACGACCCGGTGTCCCGCCGGCCCGAACCCCGGCCGCCCACCGAGGACGGACACCCGACCGTGCCGGCCCCGGTACGCCGGCGGCGACGCTGGTTCCTGGGCGGGGCGGGCGTGCTGGCCCTGGTCGCCTCGGCCGGACTGGGCGCCTGGATCGGCAGCCCCTCCGGGGAACCGGACCCCGGGCCGTCCACCACCGCCGTGGCGGGCGTGCTGCCGGGTTGCGCCGACGGCACCGCCACCCTGCCCCCGGGCGGCCGGTGCACCGACGAGCTGTACTGCTTCGGCCCGGTCCGGGTACGCGGCAGCCACGCCGAGGCCGCCGAGGTGCGCTGCGACAGCCGGCACACCTGGGAGAGCTACGCCGAGGGTGACCTGCCGGACGCCCTGGTCGGCGCCGACCATGCCACGGTCAAGGCGGACCCGGCGGTCCGTCGGGTGTGCAACGAGACGACGTTCCGACTGACCAGCGGGTTGACGTACGCGGCGGGATGGAACCTGGAGGTCCTTCCGCCGGCCGCCGCGACCAGCGACCGGACGTACCGGTGCCTGGCCGGCCGGGGGGTCGACAGCCTGGCGGTGCCCACCCTCACCCTGCGCTGA
- a CDS encoding MBL fold metallo-hydrolase yields MTGHMTTPAAALADSLPDWVTLLRAPNPGPMTLDGTNTWLLSPPGGDYRIVVDPGPADEGHLARIAGHAPVRYVLITHGHPDHTEGSARLAELLGGVPVLAADPAHCHGGPPLTSGTALGDDGLRIELLPTPGHTADSVCFLVGRGDEQVVLTGDTILGRGTTVVAHPDGDLSEYLASLARLATYRGIPALPGHGPALADCGVAADYYLAHRRARLDQVRQAVAEGATTPAEVVARVYADVDRSLWWAAEWSVRAQLEHLDRSGRESGPRAGGLDQP; encoded by the coding sequence ATGACCGGGCACATGACGACGCCGGCGGCGGCGCTGGCGGACTCGCTGCCGGACTGGGTGACGTTGCTGCGCGCGCCGAACCCCGGGCCGATGACCCTCGACGGCACCAACACCTGGCTGCTGAGCCCGCCGGGCGGTGACTACCGGATCGTGGTCGACCCCGGCCCCGCCGACGAGGGGCACCTGGCCCGGATCGCCGGGCACGCCCCGGTCCGGTACGTGCTGATCACCCACGGGCACCCGGACCACACCGAAGGGTCCGCCCGGCTCGCCGAACTGCTCGGCGGGGTGCCGGTGCTCGCTGCCGACCCGGCGCACTGCCACGGTGGCCCGCCGCTGACCAGCGGTACGGCGCTGGGCGACGACGGCCTGCGGATCGAGCTGCTGCCCACCCCCGGCCACACCGCCGACTCGGTCTGCTTCCTGGTCGGGCGGGGCGACGAGCAGGTGGTGCTGACCGGGGACACCATCCTCGGCCGGGGCACCACCGTGGTCGCCCACCCCGACGGCGACCTGAGCGAGTACCTCGCCAGCCTGGCCCGGCTGGCGACGTACCGGGGGATCCCGGCGCTGCCCGGCCACGGCCCGGCGCTGGCCGACTGCGGGGTGGCCGCCGACTACTACCTGGCCCACCGGCGCGCCCGGCTCGACCAGGTCCGGCAGGCGGTCGCCGAGGGCGCCACCACCCCCGCCGAGGTGGTCGCCCGGGTGTACGCGGACGTCGACCGGTCGCTGTGGTGGGCGGCCGAGTGGTCGGTCCGCGCCCAGCTCGAACACCTCGACCGGTCCGGCCGGGAATCCGGCCCCCGGGCGGGCGGGTTGGACCAGCCGTGA
- a CDS encoding RidA family protein, translating to MTGPHAKLAELGLKLPELVPPVASYVPAVQSGQTVYVSGQLPIADGKLLATGKVGGGVSAEQAKDLAQRCGLNALAAIDALVGLENVVKVVKLTGFVASAPGFTGQPGVINGASELFGAVFGEAGRHARSAVGVAELPLDAPVEVEVIVEVG from the coding sequence ATGACCGGCCCGCACGCGAAGCTCGCCGAACTCGGGCTGAAGCTGCCGGAACTCGTCCCGCCGGTGGCCAGCTACGTGCCGGCCGTGCAGTCCGGGCAGACCGTGTACGTCTCCGGCCAGCTGCCGATCGCCGACGGGAAGCTGCTCGCCACCGGCAAGGTCGGCGGCGGGGTCTCCGCCGAGCAGGCCAAGGACCTCGCCCAGCGCTGCGGGTTGAACGCGCTCGCCGCGATCGACGCGCTGGTCGGGCTGGAGAACGTGGTCAAGGTGGTGAAGCTGACCGGCTTCGTCGCCTCGGCCCCCGGCTTCACCGGACAGCCCGGTGTGATCAACGGTGCCTCCGAACTCTTCGGCGCGGTCTTCGGTGAGGCCGGTCGGCATGCCCGCAGCGCGGTCGGCGTGGCGGAGCTGCCGCTGGACGCCCCGGTCGAGGTCGAGGTCATCGTCGAGGTCGGCTGA
- a CDS encoding DUF4177 domain-containing protein yields MQKWEYATVPLLVHATKQILDNWGEDGWELVSVIPGPNPEQLVAYLKRPKA; encoded by the coding sequence ATGCAGAAGTGGGAGTACGCCACCGTCCCGCTGCTGGTCCACGCGACCAAGCAGATCCTCGACAACTGGGGCGAGGACGGTTGGGAACTGGTCTCGGTGATCCCCGGGCCGAACCCGGAGCAGCTCGTCGCCTACCTGAAGCGGCCCAAGGCATGA
- a CDS encoding ArsA-related P-loop ATPase, with translation MRAAEQPVEPAGTGWPARLHVVTGKGGTGKTSVAAALALGLAAGGRRTLLVEVEGRQGIAQLFGTEPLPYEERHLTDAPGGGEVRALAVDAEEALLEYLDMFYKLGAAGRALRKLGAIDFATTIAPGLRDVLLTGKVKEATTRTAGQRRVYDAVVLDAPPTGRIGRFLNVTAETARLAKVGPIKTQSEGVAALLRSPITAVHVVTLLEEMPVQETLDAVAELTSLGFPVGRIIVNATRPPVPAGRATSQAELRRGLLAAGLSADRATVAGLHAEAVGQVVRRELEESLRAELVELGLSLTELPLLPAGVDRAGLEALARVLVRAD, from the coding sequence GTGCGCGCAGCTGAGCAGCCGGTCGAGCCGGCCGGTACCGGATGGCCGGCCCGCCTCCACGTGGTCACCGGCAAGGGTGGCACCGGCAAGACCAGCGTGGCCGCGGCGCTGGCCCTCGGCCTGGCTGCCGGGGGCCGGCGCACCCTGCTGGTCGAGGTCGAGGGGCGGCAGGGCATCGCGCAGCTCTTCGGCACCGAGCCGCTGCCGTACGAGGAGCGGCACCTGACCGACGCGCCGGGTGGCGGGGAGGTCCGGGCGCTGGCGGTGGACGCCGAGGAGGCGCTGCTGGAGTACCTCGACATGTTCTACAAGCTCGGTGCGGCCGGCCGGGCGCTACGCAAGCTCGGCGCAATCGACTTCGCCACCACCATCGCCCCGGGGCTGCGGGACGTCCTGCTGACCGGCAAGGTCAAGGAGGCGACCACCCGCACCGCCGGGCAACGACGGGTGTACGACGCGGTGGTGCTGGACGCCCCACCCACCGGCCGGATCGGGCGGTTCCTGAACGTCACCGCCGAGACCGCCCGGCTGGCGAAGGTCGGGCCGATCAAAACCCAGAGCGAAGGGGTGGCGGCGCTGCTCCGTTCCCCGATCACCGCGGTGCACGTGGTGACGCTGCTGGAGGAGATGCCGGTCCAGGAGACGCTGGACGCGGTAGCCGAGCTGACCTCGCTCGGCTTCCCGGTCGGGCGGATCATCGTCAACGCCACCCGGCCGCCGGTGCCGGCGGGCCGGGCCACCAGTCAGGCCGAGCTGCGCAGGGGTCTGCTCGCGGCCGGGCTCTCGGCGGACCGGGCGACCGTCGCCGGGCTGCACGCCGAGGCGGTCGGCCAGGTGGTCCGCCGGGAACTGGAGGAGTCGCTCCGCGCGGAGCTGGTCGAGCTGGGGTTGTCGCTGACCGAGCTTCCGCTGCTCCCGGCGGGGGTGGACCGGGCCGGTCTGGAAGCGTTGGCCCGGGTGCTCGTCCGGGCGGATTGA
- a CDS encoding ArsA family ATPase gives MPSAEDATPSLDVDRILADPGVRIVVCCGAGGVGKTTTAAALALRAAEQHGRRTVVLTIDPARRLAQSLGLIELDNTPRQVKGIDTEASGGELHAMMLDMKRTFDDVVLQHTDPAKAAEIFANPFYQAMSSTFAGTQEYMAMEKLGQLHARGEWDLIVVDTPPSRSALDFLDAPARLSRFLDGRMLRLLLAPARSGGRSMFSLVTASFGMFSKVVQKVLGAQLLTDLSGFVAALDSMFGGFRQRAEQTYRILQARETAFLLVAAPERDAVREAAYFAGRLREERMPLVGLVLNRVHRPEVDSPDAAESLAAADRLAELGGHEATVDVLRAHAALLEQAVREQQVAASFTGAFPAVPMVAVPAQPADVHDVDGLRTIGAAISRP, from the coding sequence GTGCCTTCCGCCGAAGACGCCACGCCGTCGCTCGATGTCGACCGGATCCTCGCCGACCCCGGCGTGCGGATCGTGGTCTGCTGCGGGGCGGGCGGCGTGGGGAAGACCACCACCGCCGCCGCCCTCGCGCTGCGCGCGGCGGAACAGCACGGCCGTCGTACGGTGGTGCTCACCATCGACCCGGCCCGGCGGCTCGCCCAGTCGCTCGGCCTGATCGAGCTGGACAACACCCCCCGGCAGGTCAAGGGGATCGACACCGAGGCCAGCGGCGGCGAGCTGCACGCGATGATGCTGGACATGAAGCGCACCTTCGACGACGTGGTGCTCCAGCACACCGATCCGGCGAAGGCGGCGGAGATTTTCGCCAACCCGTTCTACCAGGCGATGAGTTCGACCTTCGCCGGTACGCAGGAGTACATGGCGATGGAGAAGCTCGGGCAGTTGCACGCCCGGGGCGAGTGGGACCTGATCGTGGTGGACACTCCGCCGTCCCGCTCCGCGTTGGACTTCCTCGACGCGCCGGCCCGGCTCTCCCGGTTCCTCGACGGGCGGATGCTCCGGCTGCTGCTGGCCCCGGCCCGCAGCGGGGGTCGGAGCATGTTCAGCCTGGTCACCGCCTCGTTCGGGATGTTCTCGAAGGTGGTGCAGAAGGTGCTCGGCGCGCAGTTGCTGACTGACCTGTCCGGGTTCGTCGCGGCGCTGGACTCGATGTTCGGCGGTTTCCGGCAGCGCGCCGAGCAGACGTACCGGATCCTGCAGGCGCGGGAGACGGCGTTCCTGCTGGTCGCGGCGCCGGAGCGGGACGCGGTCCGGGAGGCGGCCTACTTCGCCGGGCGGCTGCGGGAGGAGCGGATGCCGCTGGTCGGGCTGGTGCTCAACCGGGTGCACCGGCCGGAGGTGGACAGCCCCGACGCGGCGGAGAGCCTGGCCGCGGCGGACCGGTTGGCGGAGTTGGGCGGGCACGAGGCCACCGTGGACGTGCTGCGCGCCCACGCCGCCCTGCTCGAGCAGGCGGTACGCGAGCAGCAGGTGGCCGCGTCGTTCACCGGGGCGTTCCCGGCGGTGCCGATGGTGGCGGTGCCGGCGCAGCCCGCCGACGTGCACGACGTCGACGGGCTGCGGACGATCGGCGCGGCGATCAGCCGGCCGTGA
- a CDS encoding WhiB family transcriptional regulator: protein MGMITDWPSLAACQNGDPDALFVQGAEQNVAKRICRGCPVRYECLADALDNRIEFGVWGGMTERERRALLRRHPQVASWRKMFEAAMRKNAQDKAAGKDKVLVNIG, encoded by the coding sequence ATGGGCATGATCACTGACTGGCCGTCGCTGGCGGCGTGTCAGAACGGAGACCCGGACGCACTGTTCGTACAGGGCGCTGAACAGAACGTGGCGAAGCGGATCTGCCGGGGCTGCCCAGTCCGGTACGAGTGCCTGGCCGACGCGCTCGACAACCGCATCGAGTTCGGCGTATGGGGTGGCATGACCGAACGGGAACGCCGGGCGTTGCTGCGTCGGCACCCGCAGGTGGCGAGCTGGCGCAAGATGTTCGAGGCGGCGATGCGCAAGAACGCCCAGGACAAGGCGGCCGGCAAGGACAAGGTCCTGGTCAACATCGGCTGA
- a CDS encoding penicillin-binding protein, whose translation MRKRDHNLLTNAASLLICGLLAGVVVAAAAFPAVAMSGLAAKAGAETVGKLPPDLTVKRAPQISYILASDGKTPLATMYDENRKDVKLKDVAPVMRQAIVAAEDHQFYKHNGVDFKGVARAFVNNSSGAASQQGASTLTMQYVRLAIAYSASHPADVVAATEDTSARKIREMQYAVQVEKKFSKDEIMERYLNIAAFGNGAYGIFAASQVYFNKTPAKLTIDEAAMLAGMVKAPTSFDPTTPSGYPLAVDRRNYVINNMVKTGAITQAEADKAKAVKLTVKGKRAPNGCVQTKVNSWGFFCDYFYRWWLQQEEFGSTTYDRERRLKSGGYTIVTTLDVQAQKGADKAVRKAKPITSKEAAMVAVVEPGSGRVRAMAVNRNFKLDDPNKPTNKKHSDPVQRRKGKLGNYPNTVNPLLSGGDGITGYQAGSTFKIFTIVAALEKGIPLQYTINSPKQFKSEYIIQRGSPAACPGTHFYCPTNSVESMAGPHNMWSAFGRSVNTYFVPLQQQVGAKNVIKAAQKLGITFRAQEDLNLSATDDAANQWGAFTLGVSQTTPLDLANAYATLGADGKYCEPIPVQKITGPDNKTLDVANPRCKQVISTEVARAAVDAARCPLGDRSSTTKCTGATAPNVKGIVDAPVAGKSGTTDSEKTASLVAMTKQYAVAGIMADPDWPQTNVKMKHGEKDGINPPVYETLRDAMKGKERINFTPPKGKIVEGDQRSIPRVRCESVDTARNRLKGAGFEVVVSDVKVSSNCPAGSVAGTSPDGRTIKGGVVTIQLSDGSGGGAPGDSEGGTPPANGPGNRPPNGPGRPG comes from the coding sequence ATGCGGAAACGTGACCACAATCTGCTGACCAACGCCGCATCACTACTGATCTGCGGCCTGCTGGCCGGGGTGGTGGTGGCGGCCGCGGCATTCCCCGCGGTGGCGATGTCCGGGCTGGCCGCCAAGGCGGGCGCCGAGACGGTCGGCAAGCTGCCCCCGGACCTGACCGTCAAGCGGGCCCCGCAGATCAGCTACATCCTGGCCAGCGACGGCAAGACCCCGCTGGCCACCATGTACGACGAGAACCGCAAGGACGTGAAGCTCAAGGACGTCGCGCCGGTCATGCGGCAGGCCATCGTCGCCGCCGAGGACCACCAGTTCTACAAGCACAACGGCGTCGACTTCAAGGGTGTCGCCCGCGCGTTCGTCAACAACAGCTCCGGGGCCGCCTCGCAGCAGGGTGCCTCGACGCTCACCATGCAGTACGTCCGGCTGGCCATCGCCTACTCGGCGAGCCACCCGGCCGACGTGGTCGCCGCGACCGAGGACACCAGCGCCCGCAAGATCCGTGAGATGCAGTACGCCGTCCAGGTGGAGAAGAAGTTCTCCAAGGACGAGATCATGGAGCGCTACCTCAACATCGCCGCCTTCGGCAACGGCGCGTACGGCATCTTCGCGGCCAGCCAGGTCTACTTCAACAAGACGCCGGCCAAGCTCACCATCGACGAGGCCGCCATGCTGGCCGGCATGGTGAAGGCGCCGACCAGCTTCGACCCGACCACCCCGAGCGGCTACCCGCTCGCCGTCGACCGGCGCAACTACGTCATCAACAACATGGTGAAGACCGGGGCGATCACCCAGGCCGAGGCGGACAAGGCCAAGGCGGTCAAGCTGACCGTCAAGGGCAAGCGCGCGCCGAACGGCTGCGTGCAGACCAAGGTGAACAGCTGGGGCTTCTTCTGCGACTACTTCTACCGCTGGTGGCTCCAGCAGGAGGAGTTCGGCTCCACCACGTACGACCGGGAGCGGCGGCTCAAGAGCGGCGGCTACACCATCGTGACCACCCTCGACGTGCAGGCGCAGAAGGGCGCGGACAAGGCGGTCCGCAAGGCCAAGCCGATCACCAGCAAGGAAGCCGCGATGGTCGCGGTGGTCGAGCCGGGCAGCGGCCGGGTCCGGGCCATGGCGGTCAACCGGAACTTCAAGCTGGACGACCCGAACAAGCCGACCAACAAGAAACACAGCGACCCGGTGCAGCGCCGCAAGGGCAAGCTCGGCAACTACCCGAACACGGTGAACCCGCTGCTCAGCGGTGGTGACGGCATCACCGGTTACCAGGCCGGCTCGACGTTCAAGATCTTCACCATCGTGGCCGCGCTGGAGAAGGGCATCCCGCTCCAGTACACGATCAACTCGCCGAAGCAGTTCAAGTCGGAGTACATCATCCAGCGCGGCTCACCGGCCGCCTGCCCCGGCACGCACTTCTACTGCCCGACCAACTCCGTGGAGAGCATGGCCGGCCCGCACAACATGTGGAGCGCCTTCGGCCGCTCGGTGAACACCTACTTCGTCCCGCTCCAGCAGCAGGTCGGCGCGAAGAACGTGATCAAGGCGGCGCAGAAGCTCGGCATCACCTTCCGGGCCCAGGAGGACCTCAACCTCTCCGCCACCGACGACGCCGCCAACCAGTGGGGCGCGTTCACCCTCGGTGTCTCGCAGACCACCCCGCTGGATCTGGCCAACGCGTACGCCACCCTGGGCGCCGACGGCAAGTACTGCGAGCCGATCCCGGTCCAGAAGATCACCGGCCCGGACAACAAGACCCTGGACGTCGCCAACCCGCGCTGCAAGCAGGTGATCAGCACCGAGGTGGCCCGCGCCGCCGTGGACGCCGCCCGCTGCCCGCTGGGTGACCGCTCCTCGACCACCAAGTGCACCGGCGCCACCGCACCCAACGTGAAGGGCATCGTGGACGCGCCGGTCGCCGGCAAGTCCGGCACCACCGACTCGGAGAAGACCGCGTCGCTGGTCGCGATGACCAAGCAGTACGCGGTGGCCGGCATCATGGCCGACCCGGACTGGCCGCAGACCAACGTCAAGATGAAGCACGGCGAGAAGGACGGCATCAACCCGCCGGTGTACGAGACGCTCCGGGACGCCATGAAGGGCAAGGAGCGGATCAACTTCACCCCGCCCAAGGGCAAGATCGTCGAAGGTGACCAGCGGAGCATCCCCCGGGTCCGGTGCGAGTCGGTCGACACCGCCCGCAACCGCCTGAAGGGCGCCGGGTTCGAGGTCGTCGTCAGCGACGTCAAGGTCTCCTCGAACTGCCCGGCGGGCAGCGTCGCCGGCACCAGCCCGGATGGCCGCACCATCAAGGGCGGGGTGGTCACCATCCAGCTCAGCGACGGTTCCGGCGGCGGGGCGCCCGGTGACAGCGAGGGTGGCACGCCACCCGCCAACGGGCCGGGCAACCGCCCGCCCAACGGTCCGGGCCGCCCCGGCTGA